The region ctaaTAGACAGCTGCACATGTTCTATGACTTGGGGTTATTAAAGGttaccacagacacacagaacagatTTGCTGCAGAAAAGTTCACTTTGGTACGACACAGAAATCTGTTTTTCGGCCATCTGCCATGTGTTTATAGTTTACATGACCAACACGCCACAGGTAGTTGCATACAGTTGTGATGGTACAGTACTACATTTGATAGTAAATACTGATTGTATTAGGAAATGAATATGACCCATGacctctgctgcagcagcagaatccGTAAGAAATGCAAGCTGCAGAGAATCCGTCTGCGATTGAAGAAGCTGACTACACTGGAGACAGACAAGTcatcacagacagaaacagtgaTATCGACTGACTACAGAAAGGATGAAGGACTTAAAGCTTTGTGTGTGGTTGCACTCGTGCTACAGCTGGAGCATAGTTTCTCCCTGACATAAGGCAGGGTTCTTACATGCTGTcacaaacaggaaagaaaaccCCCGACAGAATGTAAAACAATGTGCAGAAATAAAGGGATCCAGCAGAGCAACAAAGGATGTGACTTCACGGTTTTAGCCGAAAACCATCACAAATCTGTCGTAAGGCAAACATAGGAGTCCTGACGGAATCAATTTAAAACTAATTACTGAAGAGCCATTAAAATATTCACCCAACACTGTGGAATAGTTGTGTGACCAAACTCTGCCCATTGTTATCCTCTTACATTTATACGTACTATATAAAAATCTTTCACTAAATTCCACTCCATTTTCATAACAGCTTTATCACCATAACACCCTTTTGATTATCCATCACAAGCCcatacaaattaaaacaattaataaaaattaaataatagactttaaaacatatttaataagATCTTTCAATGTGTATGTACTACCCCTTCACCACTGTACCTTACTGAGAGTAATGGCAAGTCAGCAGTCCAGTGGTCAGAGAAAAACCCAGAGAAAGACTTATATGAAGCAGCACCAGCATTCATTTCACATTCAGTCAGAAAAACAATCAGACAAAGCTGAATGTCAACACAAACCTGCAATGACATGACACCATCTGACAGAACAAAGGGCAACATTCAAAAACGCCTTAGCTTCTTTTAAACAGCAGATACAGTAAAGTTTGTCTCTCAGCACAAAGAGATGCCATGAAACAGTAAATGTGCAGCATTATATGTGCAGACTGAACACACAGCACTCACAGACAGAACCTTCAGAATCCCACACCATCGTCATCTTCACCAACTATGCACACAATCCCCACTAACATTTTTATACAATTACTGTGTTGCATTTTTTAAGGCAAACAGAGAAAGGTTTCTGTGGCTTTTACAGTCCGACAGCAGATTCACACCGTCTCACATGAGTCTGTCATCTTCTTCATATTTGCATCACCTCATCATTATTACAGGATTGACACAACGCTAATTATATTTCTATGTAAATATCAATTTAGATTTAGTAACTTAAATTGatttgtgtgcattttaaatgcatgaggaaaaagaaaaacaaaagtagtTCCTAATTGTTGCCCTAGGATTCCACTACAAACAAGCAGCACATGGGTGCTTCTTTTCTAGTTACTGCATAAATTCTTTGACTATGTTCTGTACATGCATGGCTGAGCAACATGAACGGAACTGAAGAGTAGTGGAGTCTGAGTGTTGCATATTTGTCACAGCTGAGGTTACAAAATGATGGATTTGTGTAGAAAAATAGCAGCAATACATATCTTTGAAAGATTCTCCTGAACGGAGAACCGTTGGGTAAAGTGACAGTTGTGGAAACTCGTGTGAGACGGTATTTGTGTGGGATTAACGCTAAATGCAGCACACAGTGTGAACCATGCAGAGTATTATACAGCTCCCATCCTGGTGTCTCTCTAACTTCATcaattgtttttaataaaactcTGTTGATGCAGTTTGTAAATGACATAACTACAGTACCTAAAAACAAgtctcaaaaataaataaggatCTGATATCTATGGTGTATAAAGTTATTTGGTATACCTGTTCAACTAGCTAGTTCAGCTAGGTAATATtattgtaatataaatataatatacatgAATAACAAAACCTGTTTCTTTACAAATCATATCAAACCTGAAATCAAATTATACATGTAATATTCCCTCAGACACAGATGAACTGTCAATTTTAACAACCAGCATCTCAatcaaaaaataagaaaataggaAAAACTCACCTCCAGTCAGTGTCAAGAGAAACTTCAGCAGGATATCTcctaacacccccccacccccaccccttaaGTGTAATGGTGGACAATGATAAGAGATTGAAAGTATTTTGTGGAGGTGAGTCAGTAAACTTGCCCACTGCTGGTCACCACCAGTTAACAGATTCCAATCTCAGGACCAGTTTTTAAAAGCTGAGTgtttgaaaagaagaaaaggaagctGTTAATCTGCCTCTTTGAAAAGTGCTTCATCTCTGTGTCTCCTCAATCCGAGGTGACGGACATTGCTGTTCACAactccatccatttatccatctaaTGCTTCACGACTAGAACAGAGAtaaagaggagacagagagaagaagTCACTGCAATCACCTACACTTTTTATGTTCTCGATTAGCAGTACAAACAGCAACCCTCGCTGACATCCACATTGCAGTGAGGGTGGGGAGTCGGTGGGGTTCAGCGTGCCAGTGAAGTGATCAAACTGGCACACATTTCAAAGAAGTCCATGGTGTGTGATCCCTGACGTGGGGTGAGCAGGGGGGAGCTGCCAGACAGGGACCCCGGGAGAGAGGAGCTGAGCTGGGGCAGATCGACTGCTGGGCTCGCCGAGTCGATGCTCAATCTGGGTCGGTGAAGGCCAGCCGTGGAGCCCGACCTCTGAGGAGTGGACGAACCCGATTTAAAGCCCACCGTCTCCACGATGTCATCTGAAGGTCACATGAGCAGAGGATGGCCACGCCAGCAACAGAGGATGTGTTAACAAATTGAATGCGTTTTGAAACTTAAAGAAGAACTGTACCAACCTCAAAATGTAGGTATTTgaacttcatttaaaaatgctAGTTTTAgcaattcaaatattttttctttgtaaattaATGGAAttaagaatgaaataaaaaatatgaataaaatatttatcatgagaATGCAGTATAGAAAAAAGAAGGTAATGTAATGTGTATGTTTATGTTCGTTTTAAGTGCAGTCAAATGAAGTGACCCCCGTCAAACATTTACAAATCTGTAGAGGACATATCCTCCATTCAGCCTCGGACAGAGTCGTTTTTTTGTGACACTGTTATGGAGAAGATGACCAGTAGAAATGTAGAATAACCAAACAGTAAAAGCACAACTAATTTTCATGGTTATTTATAAGATGCTATTAGTGAACCCAGAATTTATACTTGGTGAGATATGCTCCTGGGCACAGATGTTTTATCTGTTACTTTCCCCACAATGTGTCTGTTTTTACGCTTCCTTTCGAGtcctgcttgttttcacttgtcTACACTCTCTTTCCCTgttttacatgtactgtacgtATATTCTACATTGTCAACAACATGTCTTCCTTTGGAGAGTTCCTGTGTGCATCTGTCCTCTGTGGTTTCACTGCTGTCTCGTTATGCTGCGTATTAAGCCTTTGTGCTCCCTACTTTTCCTTTCCCATTCATGATGTTCCCTTGTGATATTTTATTCTAACCTTCTTCCTCTTGCTACTCATATTTTctcttgctgttgttttttttttttttaaatcacaaagcATTGTAATTATATTATAAACAATAAATGTGTGAGGACATTTTTGCTTGCTGTGCATGTgctgtaaaatattttgcaaTGTAGTGCCAAATGTATCACAAATTACCACAAAATATCACAATATATCAGGAACATTTTTCTGTAATGCCAGCCAGTAGTCACTGACCATCGATGCTCTTGAAGTCCAGGAGGTAGGATCTGTTATCCACCTGGTACAACTGCAGACTCATCTTTACTAGGTTTCCTGTCACAGGATTCTTCCTCCGTACTCGAAGATGATATGGGTTCACCACCTCCAAGACAGAAGAACAAAAGAAGGCTtgtgtacatatactgtagatctATATGTGCATTGTATtcacttgtgtgtttttgacacATCCTAATACCTTCCAGTCAAAGCTGAGGTGTCTCATGGCTCTGTACACCTCGGCCATGATATCATAGGGTCTGCTTTGACTCCTGATGCCGAGGTGCCACTTGGCCTTTTTCACTGCCAGGGGCTTTGGACGGGTGGTGTTGAGAGCATCCAGAGGACAGCGAGACTTGGGGCTGTCGGCCAGGAGTGGAGGCATCCTCTCTGGGTGGGGTTTGACCCCAGGGGGGAGTGGCATACCCTCCTCTATGAAAGAGCCCTGGGGAGGGCTCGAGGCTAAATAGAACTCACTGGCCTGGGTCATAATACGTCGGTTGTCTATGATAAGGTGGTAGGCTACTGCTAGCTGATCCTGTATGGAAAGAATGAGAGTaggaagataaagaaaaaatgtttagttAAACATAATTAACTGAAGATAAAATCAGATTATTCAAATCACTGACTGCACCGATGTTTGCTTGGTAGTTATTTTTGGAAGGCTGGAAAAAAAACGAATCAAATTCAGATAAGGACAGCAGGAACTAAAGACGCTCTTAACTTTATCTAAAAATCTGTGCTGGAATGAAGAATGTTTGACTACCAAGAGTTCTTCTGGGAAGTTAATTATCATGTACATGTCACGagatatatataaatgtaaatatggcAGATCAACACATAATCTTGTGGATATAAGTAGATTATTAAAAGGTCACAGTTGAATTAAGAGTGAAAACACTTGTTCCTTGaaagaaatgtgaagaaatgtGGCTGTGTCTTGTGTACCTGTGGATCCCCGCTATATAGACTGGACACAACCTCGGATTCTGTGCACTCGAACTTCTCACACACTTCTTTCACAGCCTCTTCATCCAGGACTGTGGAGTCATACGAGGGGTCCTCAGGGAACAGGTAGCCTGGCAAGTCCACCTTAAACCACTCATGTTCCCTGGCAGAGAGGAGACAATCATGATGATGACTTATGGTGTGTACGTACATTCAATGTCATGACAAGGGATTGTAAAACTCAAGAGTCTAAGCTAAtgacaatatttaatttttttatcatttatcttCGTGTTGCTTAATATGAGATAATGAAATACTATTCccacagcaaaaaaaagtgCAGGTGTCCTGCAGTGATAGGAATGAAAAATAGTTATACATAACCATCTCAAGACAATGTTCAGATGCCAGTGAGTGCACATAGGTTTTAATCGGTTTTAAATGTGGATTAAcatatttgtctgtttatgtgaTAACGCTTGACAAGTTTAATTTACAGCTATTTTTTTCATCCAATCATGACAGTgatcacacacaaactgttAGCATAGTGAGGCTGCCAGTGAATCAcaatgagtgcatgtgtgtgacaagagctGAAAAAGATcatgaataaaacacagaaaataaagaggCCTTCTATCAGGACGACCGGAGCCAGCAGAGTGGTGTGAGCACCTGATGTCTTTGATGGTGGCTCTCTTTAGAGGGTCCACTTGGAGCATGAGCATGAGCAGCGAGGCCACAGAGCGAGTCAAGTACTCTGGGATGTAGAAGACACCTCCTCTGATCTTCTTGAACAACGTGGGAACGTGGTCATCGTCGAAGGGCAGGGTGCCACACAACAAGGCATAAAGAATCACCCCACAGCTCCAGATATCCACCTCTGGGCCTGCATAGAGTCTGACAAAGAGTCCACAAGAGATAGTTCTCTGTCATGTATTATAACAATATAATTGTAGAATGAGtgatataaaacaaacaaaaaaagtggtTTTGTATCCGTTTATAATTGTGCTAACTTTTGAAATGAAGcatttaatgttaataaatgcTCCACAACACAATGATGATAGCAGGATGTTATGCTGTTATATAACATGGAAAATCTTCAGGataatcaaacacaagttattttCATCACCAAGGAGCTTTCAGCCATAGAAGAATTCATCACATTTTGAAGGTGATCCTGCAggaataatatttttctttaatatcttTCCAACcaataataataccaataaaGTCAAACATTCAAGGGGTACGTTCCATTCTTACTGAGTCATATTATGAGTGTTGCACACTTGGACGTAAATAAACGGACTTCCAGGCGTGCATGAGTTTTTAGGTTCTTTTTACTTGAAATatgctgaaacacacagacacatgcacatcagcctcttctctgtgCGCCGCAGGCTGTCCATATACACAATATGGAATAGCTGCACGCGCCTTCCTACGGACCCCTAAGGCCACCTGGCTGCCCAAAGTGCCTGTGTGAACTCTGCTCATTGTACCCATGCATTCGTtactaaaatactaaatttGACATTGCACATGAACAGAATATGGGCCCACAAAAtcataaactgaaataataaaaattacaaaaataatacagGGTGATAGGGGGTGCTTAGTGTCTTAACATGTGTCCCACATGAGGATCAACCCATCATGGGACTGTTACTTTACAAGCACAATGCTGTTTGTTTACAGTGGTGATTATCATCAATAAGCTCAGATATTCTATTTATGTCATAATAAGAAGCGCCTGTTTTATTGTGGGTTTGTTGTAATTCCATGGTACACCTTTCAAGGTTATTTTCTGTTTGGTGACTGTATTGTTTCTTTGTAAGGGCTACATAATCATCCTCTCCCACCTTCCAGAGATGACCTCAGGTGCAGCGTAGTTGGGTGAGCCACAGCTCGTCCGTAGGAACTCCCCGTCCGACATCATGTTCGACAGACCTGTTGACCAAACACAGAACCAATCAGCACCCCTCAGTTTTTACTCCCAAGAGCATCATCACTAATTAAATAATCCTCTTTTATCAATTGCTATTGATCCTTTGATACACACTGGTTAAACCGAACATGGCCCTGGACATGGAGGTGAGAAGTATACACTGTGGACGCTGCTGATATCTTTATCCTCCCTAACCCGCCATAACTCTAAGCTCTGAACAAAAAGCTCATCTAATTGGATGAGCCTCTCCCTGGCCGCCAGGCCTTCAGTCAAGCGCTAGACACCAGACACTTTGCGATGTGCTGACCTTCTCTTTATCTGTTATCCCTGTTCCCTTAACACTCCCCACCGCTCACTGCTGTCTATTGCTCTCAGTCAAAACACTTGTGCAGCACACCCCTGCCGCACCCCAACGATTCCTTGCCTATCAGATGACAGCGGGCCTCAAGGTTTCCTGCCAGACATGATATGAGACCTTACCGTTGCTAGGGGGACCGCTCTCCACCCCAGACACCATGCTGTGAACAAGGACCTCCACatgtttctgtaaatatttgtgtCTTTCATGGTCAAGGTACAGTCCCTAAACCAATCAGCTAGCATAATAAATACTCCATCTGGTGAAACTTTGATGGTTTAACtcttatttaaaataatgaaatttacAAGTGAGGATAGTAACGCCATTCAACTCCACAAATTAATTTTCTATTATCCTCTGATGATATTCAAGATGTATGATGCTTTCTCTCCATCTAAATTCTTTTGCAGAGCCAGTCCTCGTTCTTTTATCCCCTCTCTCCTCACAAATCCAACTCCAGTTTTCCGGGGGTCCTACCAAAGTCAGCTATCTTGGCGTTTTTGCTTGCATCCAGCAGGACGTTCTCTGGTTTGAGGTCTCTATGGACCACCATGTGCCGGTGACAGTAGTCTACAGCTGAGATAATCTGCTGAAAAAGGCGGCGAGCTTCTGTGTCTTCCACCTTTAAAGACATAATATGGATGGTTATGAtctcaaatttgaaaatggaagAATGCAAGACAGGGCTCTACAGAACAAGTTAAGCTACAAGCATGTGAGTCAGCAGAATGGTGGAGATCATTTTGGTTAAGGGCAATTTTATCATCATTCAGATTTGTTCAAAATGAACTACTGGAAATATTGGACTACTCATATCAAgtatttgtgcttgtgtgtgtgtgtgtgtgtgtgtgtgtgtgtgtgtgtgtgtgtgtgtgtgtgtgtgtgtgtgtgtgtgtgtgtgtgtgtgtgtgtgtgtgtgtgtgtgtgtgtgtgtgtgtgtgtgttgtgtgtgggaggggggatACCATGCCTTTTTCAGCAATACATTAAATTATCATAGACAACTCTCACTAAAGATGGTGCCTGAAGTGCATTTTTTAGGAagtggaaggaagccagagaatgCGGAGAGAGACATGAAAAGTCGGCACcgagcgggactcgaactggGATCCGCCTTGCTGTGTGTCGCCAGCGCTACCTACCATGCTGCCCATTTTCATGGTGTGttaagtttaaagtttaaagttcaAAGTTggcaacaaaaatgtaaaaaaggttAAGAAATGCAGCAGAATCTATGTATGTTGATAGTTGCAGACTATCCACTTAAATATTATGTACTGCTCGTCCAACTTAagctgtgatttaaaaaaactaatcaCCACTGGGATCCAGTGAATATAAACTCTGTCATTTGCTGAGGAAATGTCTTACCCGTCCATTTTTGCAGATGTAGTCAAAAAGCTCGCCTCCA is a window of Antennarius striatus isolate MH-2024 chromosome 7, ASM4005453v1, whole genome shotgun sequence DNA encoding:
- the prkaa2 gene encoding 5'-AMP-activated protein kinase catalytic subunit alpha-2, translated to MAERQQQKHEGRVKIGHYILGDTLGVGTFGKVKIGEHQLTGHKVAVKILNRQKIRSLDVVGKIKREIQNLKLFRHPHIIKLYQVISTPTDFFMVMEYVSGGELFDYICKNGRVEDTEARRLFQQIISAVDYCHRHMVVHRDLKPENVLLDASKNAKIADFGLSNMMSDGEFLRTSCGSPNYAAPEVISGRLYAGPEVDIWSCGVILYALLCGTLPFDDDHVPTLFKKIRGGVFYIPEYLTRSVASLLMLMLQVDPLKRATIKDIREHEWFKVDLPGYLFPEDPSYDSTVLDEEAVKEVCEKFECTESEVVSSLYSGDPQDQLAVAYHLIIDNRRIMTQASEFYLASSPPQGSFIEEGMPLPPGVKPHPERMPPLLADSPKSRCPLDALNTTRPKPLAVKKAKWHLGIRSQSRPYDIMAEVYRAMRHLSFDWKVVNPYHLRVRRKNPVTGNLVKMSLQLYQVDNRSYLLDFKSIDDDIVETVGFKSGSSTPQRSGSTAGLHRPRLSIDSASPAVDLPQLSSSLPGSLSGSSPLLTPRQGSHTMDFFEMCASLITSLAR